In Mycteria americana isolate JAX WOST 10 ecotype Jacksonville Zoo and Gardens chromosome 4, USCA_MyAme_1.0, whole genome shotgun sequence, the genomic stretch TGTGTGAGTAAAAGTTTATCCAAGGGAGCATGGTCATACACCACCCAGATAGTACAACTAGACTGACACTTGGAGAACCTGCAATCAGTTTCAGATTAAGCCAGTGACTTCTGGGCAAGATTTTGCTTGTGTGCTGCTGTtcctcagctgctgaaaacagaggaagTTGTTTGCATCCTGGCCTGCTGTCTTATGACAGAAAAAACAGTGACTGACTGGGTGATGTTTGAGAATGTGGGGAGTGGAGTGTTGCATAAAAGTGTGATTCATGTGTTCACTCAGAAATTACCTCCTAGCTGAAGCTGCACAGTTCAAGTCAGTAAAAATGTGGCCAGAAAACCAGTTAGAGAGTGGTACTATGGGGATCTTCCTCAGCCAACCCTCACTATAAAACCTACTTAGATTCAGACATATCTACCATTTTTACAGACAGCGAGACTTACTAAGGCCACGTGAAGTGTTGGAGCTTATCCAGCTTCTTGAACTCTCTTTCTGGGTGGTATGGCTACACACTGAACAGTCTGAGTCTGCTGCGTGTGGAGAGATCTTAAAGTCACCTACAAATGAGTTTTCCTTTAGAGCTTCATTCTGCTCTGCTGCATGCAGTACTGTAAACCAGGAGCAGTCCTGTGGCAGGAAGCGTTATGGTCTTTGAGGTCATGGAGGTATGAAGACCACGGCGAAAAGGTTGATTTCTTATTGTCAGTCTCACTTCTGGTCACACACACTTGTTCAGACCGGGCACCGGCTGAGTACCAGAAGGAGTTGTCTTTACCTAAGCTGCAAAATGATCGGAATCTGGTTGttagtatttgaaaaaaatactgtagaatAAAAGGGAGAGCCTTTGTGGTAGCCTTGGCCTCTGCAGTATgtcttgcctttctctttctttcctcccacacCTCAGCTTTGCTTCACCCTCCGACATCAATCTTTTCCCCTATCTCCTCTGTATTTCAGTACTGTGTCGGTTTAGCCTGTTGGCAAACTACATGTGGTGCTTTGGCAAAATACCTTGTATTAGGTAAACTAGTAGAGCTGGAGAAAAGATGAATAAGCTTTCAAGTTCCCAAGCTTTTCTTCAGCTCTCTGTAGTATAATGCTGATAATTAGTCAGCAGTGCATTCTCTGTCGGGAAGATAAATAGGGCCAGCTCTAGGTGTAACAGAGCTACATGAAATTGCATAGGCCCATGCTTTTCTGCACCCTGGTACTCAATCCCTTTTGCtagcttcttttttccccttttcgtTAGCTCCAAGTGTCTTCTTGGTGTCACTGCACAGCATGGTTTGTGAAGCTGCACCTTATCCATGAAAGAGTTCAGTGGGATGGACAGGCCTGGTGGTGTAGCTGGCTGGGTTGGTCTGTACCCGAGGGGAGGCCCAGCCTGAGCTGCTGGTTTGTGGCTTGCTGGGAGAGCCTTCCCCTGCAACGCACGCCACAGGCTGGCTGTGAGCGCGTCGGGCGACGCAGGCTCTCCCTGGGTTGTTTATTGCAGTGCGAGGGAGGGAGGCTGCGTGTTCCAGCGCTGCTTGTTCAGTTACTTCTGGCTTGTTTGGTTAGCCTGATTTTGACATGTCTGAACAGGAATTGATTCTCCTGTGGTCTGTCTGatagaagaaagaggaaagttaGAAAGTGGAGTTCTCTTTTCCAGCAGATTCTTTAATCCTTGCCTAGCTGTCACTGCCGACTGTACCAGACTGTGAGCggtgggtgggggaagagaggaatgtgggaggagagggagaggggagggatgtTGCAGACATATTGCATGCTCAAGCCAGAGAATAAATACCAAGTTTGTCTCACAGGCCCCATGTAGCAGAGCATTAAAGACTCATTTAGGTTTAGCATGTGGCAGAACACCTAAAATGCCCTAACATGAAGTGCATGGCTCAGTGTTTTTATAAAACAGGGTATTGAGGAGAAAGTTTGGAAGTGAGTGAACTCGCCCAGATAAGCAGAGGAAATAATCTAATGAGTCACAGAGAGGAGGTAGGGCAGCTAAATAGAatcttttcctgcattttcttcctgcagttcaTAGTTTTGACCAACATACGTTGTAAACCCAGTTAGCACAGAGGTAGATTCTGTAACAAAAATGTAGTAGTGCTTGTGTTTTTAAATCCTGGAAGTTGAATTTGCAGCATatgaaataattaattataaagTGCAAGCTGCTTAGCTGCCCCAGCCTGCTGAGTCCCAAAGAACACTTGAATATTGTGTGGTCTTGCACACGTTTACAGCTTTTTGTCTTTAACATCTGAGACTTTCCTGCTTGTCTCACTAATCAGGGGGTATTATTTTCCTGTCTGGCCCTTTTAGAGTTGGAGAGGCTTCTCAGGTTAACTCTGGCCTATTTTAGGGAAAGCACTTCACAACTGTCCATTCCCATCCCCTCAGTTCAAGCCCTAGGTTATAAAATAGATAGCTGTACAAGAGGCTCTTGCCAAATCAAGCTGGAAGTGTTGCCAGACCAAAATGTTACTAGCTGGTAGGAATGCTGAAGAGTGGTAGATATGCTGTTTGTGTAAGGAAGATGGGAAATGGTTGGTTTCTAACAAGAGTAGTTTCACAGGCCTTTCCAGTTTGCTTTAAATTTGAAAGAGTGAACCAGAGTAATACAGCCTGTCATGAAGCTGCATTGATGGATCTAGTGCAGCCAGGGTAGGATCTAGTATCTCAAATGAATGAAAAACATCATAGCACAGGGTCTTGCAGAATAATTCACCTCCATGTCTTGGGACTTAAAATTTACACAGGAAGCAAAGCAATGTAAAAGTCAACAAATTCTTGAGTGAATGTAGACTTAATGAAATACAGTGCATTTCACTTCATGTGTATGCCAACAGGATCATGCCATAAGCAGACAACCTGCCCTTTCCCTTTTTGGCTTTGCTGATGACACATGTATAGCTCATTTTAAGCCCGAGCCAGCCAGTTCTGCAGAATTGTATGTTTCTTCTTTGTAAAATGGTAGTGGCAACGGACTGAATTATGGTTATGACATGTGTTTCAGGGTAATTAAGATCTGACTTCCTCATCAGGCCAGCAAGTAGCATTTGTTTCTTGCCAATTGCATTTGTCAGCAATCCTGGGTTTTATGCTACTCGTCTGAGTGCTTAGACAGTAACAGAAGCAGCCTCCCAGGGCCTGAGTAGTTCATGGCAAAAACTCAGTTGAATTTCTGTCATGTCCAGGATTCCTGCCTGAGAATTAAAGAGAAGAGCTAAAATAAGGCTTGTTCTGTGGTTGTGTCACATGTAAGCCCAGAAGTCCTAGTGCAAAGTACTTGGAAGCCAGCAGAGAGATGCTAGTAGGTTCTTAGGTCAGGTTAATGAGACTTACATGAAGCCTACATCTTGTTCTGCCTGGGAGTGAATTTTGCCTGCAGCAAAGAGGCAAAAGTTTCACTTTCAAATTGTACTTCAAGGGCAGTCCCATATGTAGTGCCTCTAAATCCTTCTGTACTGTCTGAAATTGTTCTCTTTCCTTGGAGGTTTTTAAAGatgaggcaaaaataaaaagtgcaattAGCACGTGGCGTGGCATTTTTGGAAGCACCCTGTGAGGTCTGATTCAGCTTACACTGACACAAAAGGGAGTTCTGTTGCTGACAGCAGCAGTAGCCGAAATGAATCTATTCCTAATGAACTGAAAATCCCATCCTTTATGTGCTTAAAGCAGTAGAATAGCCATAAGTTAATTGCAATTAATGTTTTGTGTACTTGTTTAACCTGATTAGAGAACGAACTCGCTTGCTTTTCAGAGAATACAGGCCAAGGGTGCACGTTCAGTTTTTGGACAATGGTACCAAAGTATCTGCTCTGAATCCAAAGACGTATGTATTTGAACCTCAGAAGTCAGTGGGAGACCCTGAAGTGGACCTGATTAGAACAGTTAATATTCCTGCAGTGGTGAgttctctttcatttctgctggGAAATCATCCTAACACACTTTATGACTAGCAGCTTGTTGCTTCATACTGTCTCTCCCTTTGTGGTAGATAAACGTGATTGAAGAACGAGAGAGGCAGCTTATGTCCGGGGCAGATACTGCATGCAGTTTTGGTTTGGACTGTTGTGGGgtgtttttattctgttcctCCCTCGCCATACGCCTCTGTAGTGTTAGTGCCTCACTCTTGCACTGAGAGTTGACACACATTTCAGAGATGAGCAGAAATCAGGCTTGTTTGGTTTCCATGAGTAAGTGAAACTAGGGCATTAGTGATATCAAATGCATAGGAGGAACTCTGACTTTTGAATGAGAAAGTTTGGAATacttggggttgtttttgtcAAAATTGCAAAAATTGCCTCCAATTCTGcatctcaaactgaaaaaaaaaattatagcagagGAGTTTCAGATACAGCTGAATGAAAAGGTGCTCTCTGAATAAAATTGAAGTTAAAACATGCACCCCCAAACTGTGTTAGGTGAAAGTACTCTGCAAAGAAAGTCTCATTTTGGTGATCAGAGGCAGACCATTATTTTTGGTCTCATACAGGGATAGTATGTAGGGATAGATAGAGAACAAGCAGATCTAAAGCTGTCATACCTTCCAAAGGAAGTTAGACGTACTGAAATACTTGTTGGTTGTGTAACTAAGCCTTTACTCCCTGTACTAGTTTAACTGACTTCAGTTACAGGGTACATTCATTTCTACGTTTTCCCCAGCATTTCCAAAAATGTCTTGTCTGATTTTATGAATGAATACATAAATGCCCTGTATATAGTAGTAGATAGGACTCAGCTTACTAAAAGTTGCAAACAATACAGTCACTGTATTTACAATTCCTCCCAGGCATTTGAGTGGTGGTAAGTATTATCTCTTGTTCAGATTTTTAACCGTGATGTACTGTAACAGGCAGTACTAGAAGAACTACAGGTTGGTTCGCCCAAGGAATATtcccttcttttgttttttgcttttttgaagacATGTTGTAAAATCACTTGTCAgctagaaaggaaataaatttttgtaTTGTTTGCGTTTTGGAGAAATGgctatcttttaaaaatagcttttaataatGTAAACAGTAACTTCGAAGGGTGAAATTCGAAGCATGTCTCCAGCTGTAATATACTTGTGAAATTCAGGCTGTTTAGAAAGCGGTTTTGCATATTTCACTTAAAATCCATTCCTAAGACTGTGGCAGTTAATGGCATGGAACTGAGCTGGTTGTGTGCCAGTGCCAGGCTGAACGGGAATCTGCAAGAGCACATCCCTGTGGGAGAAAAGCTGAAGAACCTGTTAGCCAGCACATCACTTGCCGCGagtggaaaaaatgaaactgaaaagacAGTTGAAACATGTACAGTGCTGAAATGTGTCTGTGAGTGTATGCAGCTGGTAGTATTTATTCTACAGTAAATCTGACCATTGCTCCCTTATTCCACTCCCCTGGCAGACTGCGATGGAGTGGACCAGGTCAACCCCTCTTCAGTTTGCCACagaagtgctgctgcttctgtaccAAGAATCCCTGTTTACAGTTCACACTGTTCATGAATTACTGTGGGGCTACAAAGACAGGCTCCTGTCAACCATTCATCTTTTGCATCCTGAGATCGATCCAGTATTTGGTTTCTTTAATAAGGTAACTGGTATGCAACACTTACTGATGCTTTAGATGGGGAATGATGTCATTGCTACAGAGTTCAGAGTGTCGTCATCAGCCAGTTGAGAAGGATGCGCTTGGACTGAGGCCAGGAGGTGGGCTGCAGGGATAGCAAAAGGATGTTCCTTCTTCACTTTGGCTGTGTCTAGGCACTGGCTGGTAGCACAGCTGTGAGTGTTTTATCTGACTTCCCTTTATCAGGTATGGATAAGCTTTCCAAGGGTGGATGTAAAGCACTCCGCTATTGCCTGTGCTCACTGGAATAACATGGGCTTTGTGGGGCCAGTTGTGCAAACTACTAGAAAAATTTCCTGACCGTTTTCCTTAGTAATTGATTGAAATTGCATGTTATTTCTGTGGCGGAGCCATTACTGGCTTCCACAGTGTTTCTGGTCGCACATCATTTTGGGCTGTGGGGACTCCTTGTTTCTTGGAGATCATCTGCAGCACTCAGGTTGTTttctgtgggtttatttttttgctaaggGCTGTTTTTTCAGTGgcaaatttcaaaggaaaaaaaggctaatcTAATGTTCTATTTCCTTCACTCGGGAGGTGTAAGAATCTAGCCCAGTCACTTCCACCTCATTTATATTCAAGGTGGAGTTTCATGAATTGCACTCACCTCAGGGGGAGTCCATCACTTCTAGGGTGGATTTGAAGTGATGACAGCTTAAACTCCTGCCACCCCTTGTAGTTATGAGCCAGGTGTTACAGAATGAGCGGAATGATTAAAAACTCATGTATCTGTTTGCAGATGAATGGAACCGATGATGGAGAATATGTTTTCCTAAGTGGGGAAACGAACTACCTTAATTTCTCAAGGATTgtggaatggaaaggaaaagagtaagTTTTTCAGTGTGGTGTGGCCTCTGTCAAAATCTGCTCTTTTTCACATTTTGGATGAACATAAGCattgtttacaaaaaaaaggtCCTTTTATTCTGAGGATGGCGGTAGCTCTTAGCTGCTGTAGCTTCAGACCAGCTCCCCAGTATTTTGGTATGTGTCATATAACTatgaaaggaagacagaaaggaagcCCTTGGAGAGCAGACTGCTGTGAATACTCACCTCTGAACCCCTGACTGCCCCTTGGCAGAGGTGACCCTCTCTCCACTCCCTCCTCTAGGACACCCATCCCAGCCACCTGTGGGGACAGTATTCCCGCATCTACACAGCCGGTGTTCCCAGACACCACCCTTCCTTGCTGCTCTGTACCCAGAGCCAAGGCTGGGACATCTTGTGCCTGGGTATCTAACACTTCTTCAGCAGGCAGCATGTGATACAAAGAAGCCAAAGATGAACTACCTAAATCATCCCTCTCCATTGAACAAAACATCTACCAGCAATTACATACATGGGAGGAGCTCTTGCAGACGTAGTCTTGCTTGCCTGGCACCAATTTAAAGAGACTATAGATGGAGTTTAAACCcattttaatctccttttttgtTAGCGGAGCTGAGGCAAGAGGACTTGGCACTGTACAGGTCTGATTCTCGTTTGCTTAGACCATGAGCTGGCATCACCTGACCACGGCTCAAAGATCTTTTAACCTTTACTCTCTTTGCTTCGTTTTCTTCAGGTCATTGAGCTGGTGGACAACAGAGACATGTAACATGATCAACGGAACAGATGGGACATCCTTTCACCCGCTGATTAGCAAAGATGAGAACATTTACgtcttttcttctgatttctgcaggtaaggagaagaaaatgtcaCTCTTAAAGCAGAGCATTTACGTCCATTTCTCTTGAGGTTTCATGTTAGGctggtgttttttcttcctgtgatttTATTTAACAGTATGACTATTCTGCATTTATTCATGGTATGAAGGATGAGAGAgttacaccaaaaaaacccaatctgcATCAAATTAAGGATGtgctatttcaaaataaagacaaagtgaCAGTTTGGAAGATGATTGGAAAGACAGACTGGACTGCCTTGCAAGACTAGTAATGAGGGGAACGGAAGGATTTATATGAATCTTGCCTGAAGCTTCTTTCCTCCAAAATCTTCTTCTGTGCCTTCCTTTTTTAGAGAACCCAGACTGCCCTCTTCAGAGATTCATGACTTGACGTAATGCCGTTTGAAATGCAACATGATGCAGAAAATCTTGGTGTTTCCTTCCTTATGTTCCACCTTGTCTCTTCCCTTGCCCATTTCCCTGTCTGTGGAGAACAAAACTGATCTGAAATTCTCTATTTAAATCAATACAGATGTGTGTTACTCTAAATTCAGGACTTGCCAAATTGTTCTGTCTTCCACAACTGTGTTCCTTTCCTTGTCCCTCTCAGTAGCATGTACCAGCACTGTCTCACACAACACGCAATAGCAACACGGGGACCAGAGTGAGACCCTGAAATGCAGAAGGCAGGCATcgctgtccctgcagcagcacagttgGCACAGGATCATCTATTTTGTGCAGCAGCAGAATGACGAGATGTGTATTTGCTGATCAAAAGCCTATTAAATTTAATACAGAAGATCGTTGGAATGGGCTTAAACCAAACCTCTAGCTTACTGTAAACTTAAGTTGATACACAGGCATCAGCAGAGACATCTGCAGCAGGTGTCAGTGTGTGCTCAAGACTAACAAACCTGGGTCtggcttttcttccttgcagatCTTTTTACCTGGTGTATGACAGCTCAGGAACTGTTGCAGGCATCCCAGCCTACCGCTTTGTGCCCTCTGCTATGGTATTTGCCAACACGACGGTTAACCCAGACAATGCGGGATTCTGCGTGCCACCAGGAAACTGCCCTGGCACTGGTGTCCTGAATGTCAGCATCTGCAAGCAAGGTATGTTACCAGGCGGTGGAAGCAGACTGGAAGGACATCAGCGGGGAACATACTTTCCTTCCTGCCTGAAATATAAGAGGACAGTTTGGTGAGGCCTGTAGGGTTATGATTGTACTCAGTGAAATTGGCCACCAACAAGCGATCGTTTGATTGTAAAATGCAGCAGTGACCTGAGGAGATGTTCCTGTCAGATGCTGTCTGCTCCAGCAATGTTTTAAATCAAGGAATCAGAAGAAAGTACCAGGATGCACACTGAACAGCTTGGGCATTTATCCTCTGCTCTTATCCAGGTAGCTGTCACATCTGAGTAGTTGAATGAAAAAGTGCAAAAGACCAGCATGCAAGCTTGAGACATGAAGCCGTGCTGATGCTGCACAAGGGAAAATTTGCTTGTTCTGACGACAGAGAGTCAGAGCGCTGATTTTGTAGCTCTAGAATGGacttttcctttcactgtaaATGGCACAGTGGGAAGAGTTTTGAGGTCCTCAAAGACTTCCTCAActcctgctctgccttttttAGGTGGTGACTTTCTATGTTTTCACATTCCAGGTGCTCCAATATTTCTATCAGCTCCACATTTTTACCAAGCAGATCAAAAGTTTATAGAGGACATAGAGGGCATGCATCCCAAAAAGGAATATCATGAGACATTTCTGGACATCAATCCTGTAAGTGCAGCCTATTTTAAAGGGTTATATAGGTGAATCCAAGCACATGGGTTTAGGTCACCTTCTTGGATGGTGAGTATCGACATAGTCACACTGACCTCAGGGAGGCTTTACTAGTTTATGTGGAACTGATCTATTTGTATGTGCTTGTATAGAGCAAACTTTGCTGGATAGcaagaattaaaatacttttcccaTTGTGCCTGTGCAATTAGAGATGCCATCAGACTGGTAATGATGAGATGAAGGggttaaaatatttcttagaagcAGTTGAGGCTACTTTTCCTGTTCACCCTGCCATCCCAGCCATTTGGGTATTATCTTGGCTGTGTTTTCCCCAAGTTGAAGAAGCTAGGTATGTGGACTAAAAGAGCAAATCAATAACGATTCAGTGGATGTTGGACTCAATTTAGATAGCATGGAGTCATGAGAGGAGAGATACAGAAGCGTGGTGATTATGTCTTTCATGGAAGTTTACAGAATTGTTGGTATTCTCACCatgaaatgtcagaaataaagGGAGCTCACAGCTGATGGTCCATGGTTTTAcgcttgtggtttaaccctggtaggcagctaagcaccatgcagctgctcactccctccctcccaagcaggatgagggagagaatcagaagggtaaaagtgagaaaactcaggttgagataaagacacttgaataagaaaaaaaaaaaaggaaaaaaataaacaaagagaaacaaaaccaagaaaaacaagtgatgccaAAATCCCAGTTGGTCACCACCAGCCAGTCCTCAAGCAACAGCAGCCCTGGCAAacctccccccccagtttttcatcgctgagcatgatgtcatatggtacgggatatccctttggccggtttgggtcagctgtcctggctgtgtcccctcccagcttcttgcccaccctcagcctactcgctggcaagGCagcgtgagaaacagaaaaggccttaaGGCTGTGTAAACGCTgtttagcaataactaaaacatccatggcttatcaacactgttttcatcagaATTCCAAAACGTACCCtgataccagctactatgaagaaaattaattctatcccagctaaaaccagtacAGCACTGATCTCTACATCGACACATAGGAACGTAGGTCAAGGGAAAGAGCAAAATCATGACCTGCCTAGTTTACAGAAGCAGAGTACTCTGACTCATCAAGCTGTTAAGTGTAGCTGAAGCAGGAGGAAATTGCATCATTCCTCTCTTAAGGTCTAGTGCAGATGCTGCTTGGTATCTGGTTTGGTGCCAGGTTCTTCCTGTTACCCTGCTCCTACTTGCCCAGCTTTTTTGTACTACTGTAAAATGAGCTCTGcgcctcccccctcccacccactcTCCAGACTAAATTTTGCTACTTGAATGAGGAAGATATTCCTGTGCATCCAACTGCAACTCTTGCTGTAGTGGTGGCGTTACTGTGAGAAGTGTTTCACGCTCATTATCTCTGTGGCCGTATGCTCCCATTGACTGTGGCCAGTATCTGTTTTTCA encodes the following:
- the SCARB2 gene encoding lysosome membrane protein 2 yields the protein MKSLCLVTVGVLAMTLLIASISLLVAHVFQTVVDLQVKQGTVLKNGTETFEAWEDPPPPVYMQFYFFNVTNPLEVLQGDTPLVEEIGPYTYREYRPRVHVQFLDNGTKVSALNPKTYVFEPQKSVGDPEVDLIRTVNIPAVTAMEWTRSTPLQFATEVLLLLYQESLFTVHTVHELLWGYKDRLLSTIHLLHPEIDPVFGFFNKMNGTDDGEYVFLSGETNYLNFSRIVEWKGKESLSWWTTETCNMINGTDGTSFHPLISKDENIYVFSSDFCRSFYLVYDSSGTVAGIPAYRFVPSAMVFANTTVNPDNAGFCVPPGNCPGTGVLNVSICKQGAPIFLSAPHFYQADQKFIEDIEGMHPKKEYHETFLDINPLTGLVLRAAKRMQINVHVRKLPEFFETGNIRTLIFPVMYINESVLIDEASASKLKHVLLEASVVTGIPFVIMALGIVFGVVFTVLVCRSRGISEESTEDERSPLIRTS